The nucleotide sequence aaaattattaagaaTTTTAAGATCTTCAAGGGTACTTGTTCTCCAAAATAAAGACCTCAGGAGTGCAAAAAATTTCATCAAGAGTAGAATGTAGAGTATCacgcacttttttttttttttttttttgcctaatttgatatgtttgaccaagtttatttggaaaaaaaagtatttttttttcaaaagcacttttttttcttGCCTAATTTGAtgtgtttgaccaagcttatttggaaaaaaagtgtttttgggaagaagcagaagcaggaaAAAGTATCTTTCCAAAAGTAGAAGCaaaagcagttttgacttttcttcttacctaaaatacccttaacaaaatatagtacataccaaaataacccttaaacctaatacttaggatattaatttataaatatttcttcttatttttaggaaaactttctaatatatagtgactttaggggtgaatgcttttatatttgttgaaggaattttaatatatttaacttatattaaaagaattaagtactttttaattttattttcatattttacttaaataaaatgattttttttaattattgcatgtaataacaaattCAAAAGAGCAGAAGGGTGCAACTCAAATAAACAGAAAATAGTACCACAACTGTTGATTGATTAAACTGAAACTCGTTTACAAAGACAAAGCCGGATGAAATCTCTAAAGCAAAAATTACAATGAAATACTAGAACTAGCAACAACTAAGGATAATGGAAGTAGAAGGAGGTGAGGAATACAGAAGAACTAGGAAGAGAAATAGAATCATTCATAACAACTCAATTGACTCCTTGCAATGCTGATTTCGTGGAGCCTTATACTACTGCCCAATTAGTTTTACCCCTTGTCACGTGCATTTCCCCCTTTCCAGACGTAGTCCTCAAGTCGTTTAGGCGGAATGATCATTCTAGAAGTCTTGCGTGGCATTCCCATGTGCTCTGCTTGCGTGGCTTCCACGTCATCTCTATTTTCATTCACAACAATACTCCCCTCCTGAAAAGcaaccttgtcctcaaggttgAGATCAACTGGATTTACCGTGTCAGtgatatctcccaaaagcaaagGAGTGACCTGATGATTAGCAGTTCCAACACATCGtttcaacatagaaacatgaAAGACCGAGTGGATCTTAGCAGACTCGGGCAGCGCTAGGCGGTAGGCAACATTGCCAATGCGTTTCAACACCTGGTAAGGACCAAAATATCGTCTGCCAATCTTGTGATCTCGCTGCAAGCGCAGAGAAGTCTGCCTAAATGGTTTTAATTTGACGTACACCCAATCACCAATAGCAAAGGTCGTATTAGTGCGGGACTTATCTGCCAATAGCTTCATACGGTTCTGAGCCTTTAACAAATTGTGCTTAAGAATCTGTAGAACTTCATCACGTTGCAGCAGGTAGGACTCAACTAATTCGCTCGCAGTGCTGCCCAAATTATAGCGAGCGATGGTTGGAGGTTCACGGCCATAGAGTGCTTGAAAAGGAGTCATGCCAGCTGCAGTTTGATAAGAGGTGTTATACCAATATTCTGCCCATGGTATCATGGCAACCCAGTGGGAAGGAACCTCAGTGACGAAGCAGCGCAAATACTGTTCCACACACGTGTTGAGTGCCTCAgattgcccatccgtctgaggatgataagcagtactcatggcaagagtcGACCATTGTAAACGATGAATTTTTTGCCAAAACAAGTGTAGAAACCTAGGGTCACGATCAGTCACGATAGTTCGGGGAGGGCCATGGAGCCTTATTATACCTACCACGAAAGCCTCTACCACAGTTTGAGTCGAAAAAGTAGAAGGCAGTGGTATGAAGTGCCCATATTTCGTGAGTCGATCTACTACAGTCATGATGGTAGTCCTCCCTTTCGAACTTGGAAGACATGTGATAAAGTCCATCACAATGTCCTCAAAAACTTGATCAGGGATGGGCAATGGCTGCAATAAGCCCGCAGGATGAAGGTGAGAGTCCTTCATCTGTTGGCATATCTGACAGGCTGCCACAAAAATTTGTACATCGCGACGCATATGCCTCCAAAAGAAATTAGATGCCAAAAGATGGAAGGCGCGAGCAACCCCATCATGTCCTCCAGTAGGAGTGGCATGGAACTCAAAAATTAGTTGCAGGCGTAAGGAAGAATCTGAAGGAATAACTCCTTCCTTTATAAAAGAGTAACCCATCTTTGAATAGATAGTCTTCATAGCCAACATCCCCACGACTCAAAGCCTGTTGAATGTCGACCAACTCCGGATTGGAGTGGTTCAATTGCTTCGACTCAAACTCAATAGCAAAAGAATTGACCGATAGAGTCATGAAGGTCGCTTCTGAAGTTCGAGAAAGAGCATCTGCGGCAGAGTTTTGTTTACCAGGCCGATACAAAATGCGAAAGTCATATCCCACAAGTTTAGTGAGCCACTTCTGTTGCTCAGGTGTTTGTATGGTCTGCATAGTCAAGTTCCTCAATGATTGCTGATCAGTAAAGATTATGAACTGACATTCCAAAAGGTACTGCCGCCATTTACTCACAGCCTAAGTAATGACAAACATATCTCTGTGATAGGTGGAGGCCTTCTGCATACGAGAGTTTAACTTTTGCTGTAGTAAGCAATGGGGTGGCCTCGTTGTGATAGAATAGCCCTGATACCTTGCCCAGATGCGTCAGTTTCCACCTGAAATTCCCGACTAAAATCTGGTAGAGCCAAAAGAGGGGTGGAGCCCAACTTGGCCTTCAAAGCATCAAAGGCACTTTGTTCTACATCTGCCCACTTGAAAGAGTCCTTGCGCAAAAAATTATTCAAATGACCAGCTATAGCAGCATAATGATTGATAAATCTATGGTAATAACCTGCAAGGCCAAGGAAACTGCGAATTTCCTTTACAGAAGGAGGGGTGGCCATTGCTGGATAGCAATGATCTTTTCAGGGTCTACGGACAGTCCTTGGGCAGAGATGATGTGGCCCAAATAATCCACGGATGGTTGGCCAAATAAACATTTGGATCGCTTGGCGACTAGCTGATGGTCGTGTAACAACTGCAGGACCACATGTAAATGTTCCATCTGTGCATTTTAGGATGAACTATAGACCAATATATCATCAAAGAATACCAAGACGAAACGGCGTAAATGGGGCAGAAAAACTTCATTCATAGTTTCCTAAAAGGTGGAAGGGGCATTCGTCAAGCCAAACGACATTACCAAGAATTCGTAGTGCCCATCGTGGGTACGAAAAACAGTCTTGGCCATATCTTCAGGCCTGACCTTGATTTGATGATATCCGGATAACAAGTCCAGCTTGGAAAAATAACAAGCTCCGTGCAATTCATCAAACAATTCATCAATGGTGGGAATTGGAAATCGATCACGAACTGTGATAGCATTTAGTGCTCTATAGTCAACGCAAAACCTCCATGTACTATCCTTCTTGCACACTAGCAATACCGAGGACGAAAACGGGCTGGTAATGGGCCGTATCACTCCCTCCTTGAGCATATCTATCACAAGTTGCTCCATAGCGTGTTTCTGGAAATAGGGGTACCTATATGGTTTTACATTTACAGGTGGTGCCCCCGGGGTGAGGTGTATCAAGTGATCCTGGGCACGGGAAGGAGGCAAACCGGCTGACTTCTGAAAGATATCAGCATAAGACTCCAATAGGCTGCACAAGTCAGGGGCCATCTCGTCTGTCGTTCCTCTCTCATCAACGATCATCTCTaggcaaaagaaaaaggaaatagcaTCAGTTGCTGCCATGCGCCTCAAACTATGCAACTGAATTTGGTGAGCGTTGGTGGGAGAATCTCCATGCCATAGCACTTTGGACCCCTTCAAAGTAAATTCAAACTCCCGTGTTGCATAATCAGTGACAATGCGCCCCAAAGTTGCCAACCATGCTACCCCAAGTACTATATCAGCCCCGTGGAAAGGTAGGACATACATGTCCTCAATCAGCGTAGTTCCTTGAATCAACAAGGCGACTTGGCGCACTACTCCTTCACAATGAAGTCTCTGGCCACTGCCCACCATTACGGCAAAACTGGGAATGACCTCAATTTGAAGTTGAAGGTGTTTAGCTGCTCGTGGTTGAACAAAGTTGTGAGTACTTCCGACGTCTACCAATACTTGGACGGGCGATCCACTCACTTGCCCAGTGAATCGCAAAGTTGATGGGGAGATTCCACCAGTTAAAGCATGGTAAGAAATAGCTGATTGCTCCTGTAATTCCAAACATTGCAACTCTTCGGCTATGAAATCATCAGTAACAAAGGATTCCGGCAAGCCAAGGTCTACATCGGACCCATCTGTAAGCAATAAAAACTGAGGAGGCATCTTACATTTATGACCAACAGTATATTTCTCTTCACAATAGTAGCACAATCCACGTTCCCGATGACTCTGTAATTCAGCATGAGATAGGCGTTTGATGGGTGGACAATTTGGTGGGTAAGATCTAGATGCGACTGGAATGGGAGGACTCGAGGATTTTATGGTATGGGGTGACGGTGCAAAATTAGGTGTGGGTAACAGTGGTGGAGTTTTGGTGAAGGCTGGTCGGATGGGCCCTTTTTCAGCCTGGATCCTTTTTTCGTGAATATGGCCCAAATCTAACGTCTCCTCATAAGTTTTTGGCCTGTGGACAAGCACTAAATTCTTAATATCCTCTCTGAGCCCAGAAATAAAG is from Nicotiana tabacum cultivar K326 chromosome 18, ASM71507v2, whole genome shotgun sequence and encodes:
- the LOC142172477 gene encoding putative mitochondrial protein AtMg00860 produces the protein MATPPSVKEIRSFLGLAGYYHRFINHYAAIAGHLNNFLRKDSFKWADVEQSAFDALKAKLGSTPLLALPDFSREFQVETDASGQGIRAILSQRGHPIAYYSKS